The sequence below is a genomic window from Sorangiineae bacterium MSr12523.
CCGCGTTCTTGCCATCGTCACCACGGTGGCCCTCGTCTTGGTCTCGTTGGTCTCGACCCGCGCCTTCGCCGCACCCGAGGCGCACATCCTTCGCATCGACCCGCGGGTCGGCGTGCAGAACGGCGCGCCGCTCCTCACCACCGTGGTCGAGGTCATTCAGGCCAACACGCCGGATCTCACCCCGTGCGCACCGCTCAAGGGCAACCCCGCCCTCGACTGCGTGAGCGAGGCCATGGAGAAGCCGGGCGCGAACTGGACCGCGTTCCAATTCCCCAAGGACAATGCGCAGCTCCTGGTGAAGGTCGCCGGCTCGGACACGCCGGCGGCGATCGATGGCAACATCCAGAAATGGGGCGACTCCAAGGAGAAGGGCGTCGGCACGGCGTGGCTGATCGCGCTCGATGCCTCGTCGGGCATGGGCTCGCGCTACTCCGAGGCGCGGGTCATCGCGCGCCAGTTCGTCGAGGCCATGGGCCCCAACGACTTGATGAACCTGCAGATCTTCAGCGATCGCCAGGTCATCAAGGACTCCAAGTGGAAGACCTTCAAGCAGCGCAACGACCTCGTGGCCGTGTTGAACGACCAGGCGTCGACGGCACCGTCATCCGGCGCAGCCAAGCCGCTGTTCAACCTTCTCAAGGGCATCACGACCGACGCGTTCGGCAGCCTCGGTAACGTCCAGGGGCCGGAAATTCCGCTGCACCAAGCCATGGTGGTGCTGTCGAACGGTTCGGGCAAAGAGGACGCCTCGAGCGCAGCGCCCAGTGCGACGCTGTTCAAGCAGTTCGTCACCAAGGGCCGCTTTCCCGAGGACAACACCTCGGCACCGAAGACGCCCCTGCCCGTGGTTTCGATTTGGCTTCCGACCGCGGGCGGCATCGTCAACGATGCGCTCCGCAACAATGATCAGCAATTCATGCGCGAGCTGGCGAACCCCGAGATCGGCGGGTTCTTCGACATCGTGCGCGAAGGGCAGGGGGAGGCGAAGGGCAAGGCCATCATCGGCCTGGTCAAGCAGCGCTTCAATTCGATGTACATCGTGCGCTGGCGCGTCTCCTGTTTGAACCCGACCCTCGAGCAGACGTTCAGCCTGCAGTTCATGGGCGGCAAGACGCAGATCAAAGGCGACGCGTCGTTCAAGGACGTACCCGTTGGTGCGGATCCTTCGCAGTGGCCGCTCGACGTCGACGTGAAGCGCACGAAGGACGAGGCGAACGCCAATCCGATTTACCCGGGCGGCACGTTGAAGGTGTACGGCACCTTCTGCTGGGGCGGTGAATCGAAGCGCGCGGAGGCGTACTTCCTACCCGCGGGCACGAAGCCGGATCCGAGCTTCAGCAGCACGGATCTCGCGGCCCTCCAGCGCGCGCAGAAGAACTTGATCAACCAGGGTCTCCGCGGTCCGGCCAAGGACGCGAACGATTCCTTCGTCGAGTTCGAGGTGCCGGACGAGGAGAAATTCCTCGAGGGCACGGGCGACAACATGATCGCGCGCGTGCTCGTTTACGACAACGTCGCCCACCGCGCGAGCGGCCACGACGAGCAGTCGGTGCTGACGCTCAAGGCCGGGAAGAAGCCGCTCAACCTGCTGCTCATTCTGGGCATTGCCGGCGGCGTCATCGTCATTCTGCTGTTGGTCATCGTGTTGATCCGCGGTGGTGGCAGCAAAGGTGGCAAGAAGGCGCGCGGCGGTGCGCCGCCTGCGCCGGTGGTGGCCGGCGGATACGGTCCGCAGGGCGGTGGTTATGGTGCGCCGCCGCCTCAAGGTGGTTACGGCGGACCCCCGCAAGGTGGTTACGGCGGACCGCCGCAGGGCGGGGGAGGCTATGGTGGTCCGCCTCCACAAGGTGGCGGTTATCCACCGCCGGGAGGTGGCGGTTATCCACCGCCAGGAGGGCCTCCTCCGGGAGGCGGCGGGTATGCCGCTCCGCCGGTGCAGGCGCAAACGCCCGCGTATGCACCTCCGCCGGTTGCGGCGGCCGCGCCCGCGATGCCGGCGGCGCCCGGAGGCGTGGTGCAGGTTCGTTGTCCGTCGTGCCAGTCGATGACGATGGCCACGCCGGGCCAGCCCTCGGTGTGCTTTTCATGCGGCCAGCCACTGCCGGCCGATCTCGCGGGAGGAGGTGGGGGCGGCAACGCCCCGGCGTTTCCATTGACGGGAGCGATCTCCGCAAAACCGCTTGCACCGCCGCCGTCACCCTATGGTTCGTACGGCAGTGGCAGTGTGGCCACGGCAGCCGTTCTCTCGGGGACGGCTGGGCAATACACGATTCGCGCGGGCACCGAGATCCGCGTCGGACGCGATCCGGCGCAGTGCCCCGTGACCTTGACCGAACCTCGGGTCAGCGGCGTTCACTCGACCCTGAAGCTCGAAGGCTCGCAGCTCTGGGTGCGGGATGAAACGTCGAACAATGGCACCTATGTCGCCGGCTCGCGCATCGAGCCCGGCACGTGGGTGCCCGTTCCCGCGGGAGCGCAGCTCCGTTTCGGTCCGGTGGAGTTCACCGTCCGCCTCGACGCATAGGAGAACATTCGCGTGACGATCCCGGCCATCGAGTTCGCGGAGCGGACGCACCCGGGGCGCGATCCGAGCAAGCAAGTCAACGAGGATTCGTGCGGTCACCGCGAGACGGCGCTCGGTCATCTCGCGGTGGTGTGCGACGGCATGGGCGGGCACGAGGGCGGGCGCGAAGCCTCGCAGCTTGCCCTCAATACGATCTTCGAGGTGTTCGAGCGCGCCGGGGGCGGTGAGCCCCGCGAAGGCGCCACATTGATCGGTCCGGGCGGCGCCACCGCATTCGGTTCGAATGGCGTCCACGCGAACCTGGGTCGTGAGCCGGCCCGCGTTCTGCGCGAGGCCATCGAGGAGGCCAACCGCCGCGTGCACGCCATGGCCTCGAGTGATGCCGCGCGGCCCGGGGCGACCGTGGTGGCCATTCTGCATCATCACGGTGGCACCGAGGTGGCGCATGCCGGCGATAGCCGCTGCTACCTGATTCACGCGGGCAACATCGTGCAGCTCACCAAGGACCACTCGATGGTCCAGCAGATGGTCGATGCCCAGCTTCTCACGCCCGAGCAAGCCGCGGTGCACCCCGATGCCAACCGCATTTCGCGCGCCCTGGGCATGAAGCCCGAGATCGACGTCGAGTTGCGCCCGCAGCCCGTGCAGCACGTGGTGGGCGACGTCTTCGTGCTCTGCTCCGATGGCTTGAGCGACATGGTCGAGCCCTCGGACATTCTGCGGCTCGGCGCACAGCCGGCGGCGCAAGCCGCGGGGCAGTTGGTCGATCTGGCGAATGCGCGGGGCGGCCACGACAACATTTCCGTGCAGGTGCTGCGCGCCCGCGAAAGCGCACTCGCGCAGCCGCAGTTTCTCGCACCCACCGTGGTGGACACGAAGCCACCGCCGCCGGTCGGTCCGTCCGGTACCGTGGTCATCCCCGCGGCACCCGCCGCTCCTTCGGTCGCGCGTCCCATATTGCCCACCAAGACGGACGAGGACGAGCACCACGCCGAGGCGCACCCCACGCGCCGTTCCCCCATCGTCATCGTCGGTGTGCTCCTCGGCCTCGCCGGCGTGGGCATCATCATCGCGATTTACGTACTGCTCGGTCTGGGCGGCGGCGCGCGAAAGCGCCACCCGGTCGTCGAAGACGACGCCGCTGCCGCCGCCCCTCCGCCTCCCCCCGCCATGGAGCGCCAAGCCGCCCCCGCGCCCACCCCGACCGGGGACGCCGAAGCCGCACCGCTGCCTTCGCTGATCCACCCGACGACGCACCCGCGTCTCAAACGGGATCGTTAGGGTTTAGGGTTTAGGGTTTAGGGTTTAGGGAAGAAGGAGAGAGAGCCGTTTCTCTTCCCTCAACCCTAAACCCTAACCCCTAAACCCTAGAAAACGCATAAAGTGGCGCCCGATGATTCCCGGGCTCGGCAAAGAAACCGTCACCATCGGCAGTGCACCGGATAACGACATCGTTCTCGCAGGACCCGGTGTCGTACCGCACCATGCTCGCGTCGTTCGGCAGAATGGGCAGCTCTTTTTCGTCGACCTGGGGCAAGGTCCAAGCTTTGCGAATGGCGCACCGCTGGCGCCGCAGCAGCCGGTGCCCTACGACTTTCGCGTCCAATTCGCGGTGGGCCAGGTGCCCGTGCCCTTGGCCCACCCGGCCATCGCGCTCATGCTTCTTTCCCCGGGCGGCGCGCAAGTCCAGCGCGGGCACGTCCTCGTCGGGCGCGATCCCGCACGCGCATCGCTCGTCGTCGCGCATGCTTCGGTAAGCGCGCTCCACGCCACCGTCATGCTCGACCGCATGATGGTCGTCGACCAAGGCTCCACCAGCGGCACCTACCTCCAAGGCCGTCAGATCCCACCGAATCAGCCCGTGCCGCTCGATCCCAACGGCATCGTCGCCTTCGGATCCGTCCCCGTGCCCGTGGGCCTGCTCGCGCAGTACGCACAATCGTCGCAGTCAGGTGCGCCCGCGCCTGCGCCTGGCCCCGCACCGGCCGCCGGCAACCCGCACGGCGGCGAGCAAGGCGGCAGCCCGCGCAAGCACCGCACCGTCATCGGTGAGCTTTCGCTCGCCGAGCTCGCGTCCAACGTCATCAGCATCGGCCGAACGCCGGAGAACAAAATCGTCGTTCAGCACGCGCAGGTCTCATCCCGCCACGCGCAAATCGTCAAACAAGGCGAGCAGCTCTTTTTGGAAGACCTGCGCTCGGCCAACGGCACCTTCGTCCGTGGCCAGCGCCTCGCGCCCGGCCAGCGCGTTCCCGTGCAGAACGGCGAAAAAGTCTTCATCGGCCCCATGCCGCTGCTCATTCATATCGCAGGGCAGCAGGTCAACGTCGTCGTCGAGGACCAGCAAGCCTCGTGGGCCGGCAAACCGCTTTACGAAATCGAAGCATGGGACCTCTTCCTGGAGGTGCCCGATCGCGACAACAAGGCCGCGATGAAAACCCTGCTCGATCACGTCTCCTTCAAGGCATTGCCTGGCGACATGATCGCGCTCATGGGTCCTTCCGGCGCAGGCAAAACGACCCTGCTCCTGACCCTCAATGGATACATGCCGCCCACCAGCGGCCAAGTGCGCATCAACGGCGAAGACCTTTATACGATTTACGATGCCCTCCGCGGATCCATTGGATACGTCCCGCAGGACGATATCGTGCACCCCGAGCTCACCGTCTTCGAGGCGGTGAAATACTCCGCGCGATTTCGACTGCCCAATGACTATTCGGAGGAAGAAATCGATCGCCGCGTCGAGGAAACGCTGCGTGACCTGGGCCTCGAAGGTGTCAAAAATCTTCAAATTGGAAAACCGGAAAAGAAGGTCCTTTCCGGCGGACAGCGCAAGAGAGTCAACATCGCCCTCGAGTTGGTGACCGACCCGGTCATCCTCTTCTTGGATGAACCGACCAGCGGCCTCGCCGCCGACGACACCACCGCGCTCATCAATCTATTGTCCGATTTGACGCGCAAGACCGGCAAAACGATCATCATGACGATCCACCAGCCGGCCAAAGACGAATTCGAGAAATTCAATCTTTGCTTCATCATGGGCTACGGTGGAATTCCGACGTACTTCGGCCCCACCGGAGATTCGGCCTATCGCTTCTTCGGCTCGATCATCGAGCGCCATCCGGAGATGGGCACCCGAAGCACGCCGCGCAAAATCGACAATCCGCGCGACATGTTCGACATGCTCAACGTGCGTGAGCGCGCCGTGCACGAGGAAATGAAACGGCGCGATCCCAACACGCCGCGCAATACCGCACGCCTCGACGCCGCGCGCGCGTGGCGGCACGAGTTCTTCCAGAATACGAATCCCGTTTACCAGCGCATGTTCTCCGGTCCGCGCGCGGTCGGCAGCGAGGCTGCCGCACGCGGAACGCCGCATCGTTCGGGCGTGGCGCTCTTCCACCAGCTGATGCTGCTGATGTCGCGCTATTGGAAGGTGAAAATACGCGACCATGCCGGTGCCGCCATCATGTTCCTGCAAGCGCCCATCATCGGCATCATGCTCGCGGGCGTCTTCGCCGGGCAGAAGGCCGCGATTCCATTTTGGTGCCTCGGCGCCATCCAGGATTTGGCCAACCGCAGGGCCGACGCCGCGTCCAACACCGTCGACTTCTTGAAGAACATGAAGCCGACGGACGACCACACGGCAGCGATGTTCTTCCTCGTGGTGAGCTGCGTGTGGTTCGGTACCAGCAACTCCGCCCGCGAGATCGTCACCGAGCGCGCCATTTATCTGCGCGAGCGCATGGTGAATCTGGGCTTGTTCAACTACGTGATGAGCAAGTACATCATCCTGAGCTTCGTCTGCTTTTTGCAGTGTTTCATGTTGCTGGCCATCGTCTTTCCGGTGCTCGGATTCGAGGGCGGGCCGGCGGCCTTCCTCATGGAGCTCATGGTGCTGTTCGCCGTCTCCATGAACGCGACGGCGCTCGGGCTCTTGGTGTCGACCTTGGTCACGTCGGCGGAAGCGGCGATGGCGCTCACGCCCATTGCGCTCATCCCTCAGGTCGTCTTGGGCGGTCTCATGGTGCCGATGACCACGAACCCGATGCTCAAGCCGCTCATGTACATCATGCCGGCACGGTGGGGCTTCCAGGGCAGCATTGCCGAGGAGCGCGCGGCGCTGGCGAATGCGCCAGCATGGGTCGTCGACCTGGCCAAGCCTTCGTTGAACAGCCCCGCCGACTTCGTTCACAACGGCCAATTCCACTGCGCAATTGCGCAAATCGAGAGTGACACCATCGCAGGCGCATGGGGCTTCGTGGAGTGGGCCCAGCCCTGGGTCCCGTTCGTCGTGCTCTACGGTATGACCGTGTTGATGCTCGGCCTTCTCTTCATCCTGCTCAAGCGCAGGGATCCGGTCTAACCGCTCATCTCCTCTTCCCGCTCCCGCTCCCGATTCCCCTTCCGAGGCCGAGAAAATCAGGAAAGTTCGGGAGCGGGATCGGGAGCGGGAGGGGGGTGAGAGAGACGCGTGCTAGATAAGAGACGTGGACGACCTCACACCCGGTTACGACTTCGGCCAAGACCGATTCGATCTCGAGAACGCCGAAGACCGCGAAATCGTGCGGTTCGTCCTCTCCCAGGCCCTCTACGGCGAGGCCACGGGCGTCTTCTGCGGCAAGTCGCTCTATGCCGCGGGCACGCTCGAGGCTGCCAAGTTCTACGTGCGCCAAGCCAAGCAGGAGCTCGCGCATCTTCAGCTCTTCGCCGAGATTTTTCGCCTGCTCGGCCTCACGCCCAGCCCGGCCCACTGGGTCATCCGGCTCTTGGCGGCGCACAACAATTACTACCCGCTGAAAGTCTTCATGGAGCACGCCATCGGCGAAGGCATGGTGCTCGACATCTTCAAAGATTTACTCCTGCAAACCTTGCCCGACGAATACGCGCACATCCCGCTCATCAAGAAGAAGCTGCGCGTCGTCTGCAAAGAGGAAATCGAGCACGTCTCCTGGGGTGAAAAGGAAACGCGGCGCCTTCTCACCGAACGCCCTTGGTTGAAGACGCCGTACTACGGTCTGTTCGAGCTGCAGATGGGCGTGTTGCCCTTCATGGTTCGCGCCTTCGAAAAGCGCGCCTCGAACCACCGCGTCCTGCGCCACCTCGGGCCGTTTCTCGAGTACGTGCGCGAGCGCGTGCGCAAGCAGGGCCAGGAGCTCGGCTTCGTCCCCGCCGAGCGCCCTGGGTTCCTGTTTCGCATGTGGGCCATGCTCTTCGGCATCGCCCTCTTTTTGCGCAGCCAATTCGCCCGCAGCACCTCGAAGCTCGACAAGAATTACCTCACCGAGCTCGGGTTCGACGGCAGCCACGCCGTCACCGCGACGACTACGGATTCTTGACGGACTTCGCCGTCCCGTCTTTCACGTCTTTCCCGTCTTTTGCGGAGGCGTCCGGTGCGCCCGCGTCCTCGCCCGGCATGGCAGGTACCTCGCCAATGTTTGGCAGAAGCACGATTTCGATCCGCCGGTTCTCCTGACGTGAGGCTTCGTTCACATTCGGCGTCGCGGGTTCGTACTCACCATAGCCGGCGGCAACGAGCCGGGCGGGGCTCATACCGGCTTTGATGAGCTGCTGCGTGACCGTGAGGGCGCGCGTCGTGGACAATTCCAGGTTGTTCTTGAACGGCGACGGCGGCCCGATGGGCACGTTGTCCGTGTGTCCGGCAACCATGAATCGCCTATCTGGGAACTGGCGCAGCACGTGCGCCACGTCACTGATCGCTTCGGTGCCGTCCTTGGAAAGATCGGCGCTGCCGGAAGGAAAGAGGATGCCCGCAGGCAGCTTCACGATCATCCGCCCGTGCCGCACGGTGACCGCGAGCTTGCCGCTGTCGATCATCTTGCGAAACTTCTCCGTGATGGATTTGAACGCGGCGAGGCGTTTTTCCGCCTCGGCGTGCTCGGCGCGCAGCTCCTCCAGCTCCGTGCGCGAAGCCTCCAGGCTGGTCTGCGTCTCCGCCGCCACGCGCTCCGAGCCCTCGCGCGAAGCCTTCTCCTGCTCGTGCGCTTTGTTGCACTCGTCGAGCTTCTGTTCGAGGTTCGTCCAGTGTGCGCGCTCGTTCGAGAGATCCTGCTCGTAACGGTTCTTGCGCACCCAACCGTATAGGCCGCCGCCGATGAGGGCCAATGCAAGCGCCCCAATGGTGAATGTCGTCAGAAAGGACTTGAGCATGCGAGCTCAGTCTCGCATAGGAGCTCTCAACTAAACGCAAATGTTCGCGTTTCTGCCCGCGCACCAGGTATGCTGCGCGGCCCGTGGACGGACCACCCAATGAGCAGGAAGTGACGAACGAACCTCCTCGAGGCAACGAATTGGCAACACCTGGAGCGTTAATCGAAGAAAATTACGTTGTGCCTTCTTTTGCTCGGTCATTTCCGCGCAATGAATCGCTCGACGACTTGGTTCGAGCGTTCGCTTCGGGCAATTATCGCAAGATCCATGTCCAAGCACCCGAGCTTGCCTCCCGAGCGACGGACCCTGCGGTGCGAGATGCCGCGAGGGTACTGCTCGAGCGTCTTCAACCCGATCCATTGGCGAAAATCATTCTGCTCGCGGCGGTTATGTTGCTTGCAGTGATGGCAACATGGTGGATAACGGAGGCGCGATCGCACGGCGGCGCTGGTCACCATGTTCGCGGCGGCGTTAGCGAGTCGACAAAGGCTTTGGTAGAGTCGTGAGAACGAGATGAACAAGAGGGATGAGGACGAGCATCAAATCGACACCGTCCCTCCTCCTCCGGGCGAGGATGATGCGTACAGTGCCGAGACGCGCATCGGCAAAATCCCTTCGGATTTGCTGCAGGCGATGAAGCGTGCGCACGCCAGTGAGGCGGGGCGTCCTTCACTGCCTCCTGATCTCGCGGCGGCGTTGGGGGGCGACAAAGGGACTGCTTCACGTCCGAGCGTACCGGCTTCACGCACGGTGCCACGGCCGCTATCCGTGCCTCGTGTGACGCCGACGATCCCACCGCCGCCCGAGACCACACCGGCGCTCGCGGAGGGGATCCCGAGCTTCGGTCTGCCGAACTTCGGACCCGCAGCCGGAGCGCCCCCTCCGCCTCCGAAGCGCACCGATGGTCCTTCCGAGTTCACGCTCGAAGGCCTCGCGTCGGACGATCATGACTACGTGGGCTCGCTGCTCGGAGTCGGACCGAGCCCCGCGGCTCCACCTCCTGCTGCAGGTGCACCTCCTCCCGCCGTGCAGGTTAATCAGATCGTTCCTGCGGTGCCGATGGTGGCTCCACCCGTGCTTCCACCGGTCGTTGCTCCGGTTTCGGCACCTTCGCCGCCTCCCGCGGACGATGTGTTGGCCACACCGCCGCAATCGGGGCCTGGGACACCGCTTGTGGTACCCGCCGATGCGGCGGCTCCGGAGTTGTCCGAGCTATCCGATCTATCGAGGCATGCCGAGCTTCCGAACCCGGGGCCGATGCGTCCCCTCACGGATAGCCAGGTCGAAGAAGGGCGCATGTCGTTTACTCCCTTCACGGAGCAATCGCGCAGGTTGAACATCATCCTCATGGTGTCGATCGGCTTCCTGCTGCTCCTCACCGTGATCGTCTTGATCGCTGCGAAGTAGCGCGTCGTCCAAGTTTCGAGACGGCCTGCCTCACGGGAATCCGTGAAGGCGGGCCGTTCGCATTTGCACGCACGCGAATATCGATTCACGGCGAATCCCGAGATGCCACTTGGTAGGCATTCGATATCCGATCAAGTGCGCTCCGTGGGATTCCCCCACGCGGTGCTTCATTACACGAAGTACAGACAACGCGCCGCGCAAGAAATGTCGCGTTGCGTCATCGGTTGAGCCAAAACGTCGCTATTGACGCCGAATCAGCGCTGCAATGCGAATCGCTGGCGGGTACATTCGAACGACGCCCAGCCACGCCGGCCGCGCTCTCACCCTCTTGAGGCTTTGAGGAGTTGTCCATGCGTACGACCTTCGGAAAACGGCGCTTCGTAACCGCGGTCATTCCGCTTTTCCTTCTCGCGGCCACGGGCGCTGCCTGCTCGGACTTCAACACGAACCGCGTCGTACCGGATCGGAAGACGACCGTGGGCGAGGATCTCTACGGAATCCTTTGCGATCGCGTCGCCGCGCAGGTGCTGCGGGAAGATCTCAACGGCTCCTCGTTTTCCGCAATCTGCCACAAGTCGCCCGGCCCGAACGGCACCTACGCGGACGACGTGGATCAGACGCGGCTTCCGCCGCTGGACGAAAGCCTCAAGGACGTGAACGGGCAGCCCGTTCCGCTGCAGAAGCAGAAGGAGTGGCGCGACTACGCCATGGCCCGTATCCACGCCATGGTACGCCGGCGCGCTTCGTTGATCGCGGCCTTCGACGCGACGTTTCCCAACGATCGCATCGCCGTGGTCGACGAGAAAAACGAGGACGCGACCAAGACGTGCAACATCATCCCCGACGACAAGGCCGGCGACCGCGGAAAATT
It includes:
- a CDS encoding FHA domain-containing protein gives rise to the protein MTARSRVLAIVTTVALVLVSLVSTRAFAAPEAHILRIDPRVGVQNGAPLLTTVVEVIQANTPDLTPCAPLKGNPALDCVSEAMEKPGANWTAFQFPKDNAQLLVKVAGSDTPAAIDGNIQKWGDSKEKGVGTAWLIALDASSGMGSRYSEARVIARQFVEAMGPNDLMNLQIFSDRQVIKDSKWKTFKQRNDLVAVLNDQASTAPSSGAAKPLFNLLKGITTDAFGSLGNVQGPEIPLHQAMVVLSNGSGKEDASSAAPSATLFKQFVTKGRFPEDNTSAPKTPLPVVSIWLPTAGGIVNDALRNNDQQFMRELANPEIGGFFDIVREGQGEAKGKAIIGLVKQRFNSMYIVRWRVSCLNPTLEQTFSLQFMGGKTQIKGDASFKDVPVGADPSQWPLDVDVKRTKDEANANPIYPGGTLKVYGTFCWGGESKRAEAYFLPAGTKPDPSFSSTDLAALQRAQKNLINQGLRGPAKDANDSFVEFEVPDEEKFLEGTGDNMIARVLVYDNVAHRASGHDEQSVLTLKAGKKPLNLLLILGIAGGVIVILLLVIVLIRGGGSKGGKKARGGAPPAPVVAGGYGPQGGGYGAPPPQGGYGGPPQGGYGGPPQGGGGYGGPPPQGGGYPPPGGGGYPPPGGPPPGGGGYAAPPVQAQTPAYAPPPVAAAAPAMPAAPGGVVQVRCPSCQSMTMATPGQPSVCFSCGQPLPADLAGGGGGGNAPAFPLTGAISAKPLAPPPSPYGSYGSGSVATAAVLSGTAGQYTIRAGTEIRVGRDPAQCPVTLTEPRVSGVHSTLKLEGSQLWVRDETSNNGTYVAGSRIEPGTWVPVPAGAQLRFGPVEFTVRLDA
- a CDS encoding protein phosphatase 2C domain-containing protein: MTIPAIEFAERTHPGRDPSKQVNEDSCGHRETALGHLAVVCDGMGGHEGGREASQLALNTIFEVFERAGGGEPREGATLIGPGGATAFGSNGVHANLGREPARVLREAIEEANRRVHAMASSDAARPGATVVAILHHHGGTEVAHAGDSRCYLIHAGNIVQLTKDHSMVQQMVDAQLLTPEQAAVHPDANRISRALGMKPEIDVELRPQPVQHVVGDVFVLCSDGLSDMVEPSDILRLGAQPAAQAAGQLVDLANARGGHDNISVQVLRARESALAQPQFLAPTVVDTKPPPPVGPSGTVVIPAAPAAPSVARPILPTKTDEDEHHAEAHPTRRSPIVIVGVLLGLAGVGIIIAIYVLLGLGGGARKRHPVVEDDAAAAAPPPPPAMERQAAPAPTPTGDAEAAPLPSLIHPTTHPRLKRDR
- a CDS encoding ferritin-like domain-containing protein produces the protein MDDLTPGYDFGQDRFDLENAEDREIVRFVLSQALYGEATGVFCGKSLYAAGTLEAAKFYVRQAKQELAHLQLFAEIFRLLGLTPSPAHWVIRLLAAHNNYYPLKVFMEHAIGEGMVLDIFKDLLLQTLPDEYAHIPLIKKKLRVVCKEEIEHVSWGEKETRRLLTERPWLKTPYYGLFELQMGVLPFMVRAFEKRASNHRVLRHLGPFLEYVRERVRKQGQELGFVPAERPGFLFRMWAMLFGIALFLRSQFARSTSKLDKNYLTELGFDGSHAVTATTTDS
- a CDS encoding FHA domain-containing protein, giving the protein MIPGLGKETVTIGSAPDNDIVLAGPGVVPHHARVVRQNGQLFFVDLGQGPSFANGAPLAPQQPVPYDFRVQFAVGQVPVPLAHPAIALMLLSPGGAQVQRGHVLVGRDPARASLVVAHASVSALHATVMLDRMMVVDQGSTSGTYLQGRQIPPNQPVPLDPNGIVAFGSVPVPVGLLAQYAQSSQSGAPAPAPGPAPAAGNPHGGEQGGSPRKHRTVIGELSLAELASNVISIGRTPENKIVVQHAQVSSRHAQIVKQGEQLFLEDLRSANGTFVRGQRLAPGQRVPVQNGEKVFIGPMPLLIHIAGQQVNVVVEDQQASWAGKPLYEIEAWDLFLEVPDRDNKAAMKTLLDHVSFKALPGDMIALMGPSGAGKTTLLLTLNGYMPPTSGQVRINGEDLYTIYDALRGSIGYVPQDDIVHPELTVFEAVKYSARFRLPNDYSEEEIDRRVEETLRDLGLEGVKNLQIGKPEKKVLSGGQRKRVNIALELVTDPVILFLDEPTSGLAADDTTALINLLSDLTRKTGKTIIMTIHQPAKDEFEKFNLCFIMGYGGIPTYFGPTGDSAYRFFGSIIERHPEMGTRSTPRKIDNPRDMFDMLNVRERAVHEEMKRRDPNTPRNTARLDAARAWRHEFFQNTNPVYQRMFSGPRAVGSEAAARGTPHRSGVALFHQLMLLMSRYWKVKIRDHAGAAIMFLQAPIIGIMLAGVFAGQKAAIPFWCLGAIQDLANRRADAASNTVDFLKNMKPTDDHTAAMFFLVVSCVWFGTSNSAREIVTERAIYLRERMVNLGLFNYVMSKYIILSFVCFLQCFMLLAIVFPVLGFEGGPAAFLMELMVLFAVSMNATALGLLVSTLVTSAEAAMALTPIALIPQVVLGGLMVPMTTNPMLKPLMYIMPARWGFQGSIAEERAALANAPAWVVDLAKPSLNSPADFVHNGQFHCAIAQIESDTIAGAWGFVEWAQPWVPFVVLYGMTVLMLGLLFILLKRRDPV
- a CDS encoding OmpA family protein, producing the protein MLKSFLTTFTIGALALALIGGGLYGWVRKNRYEQDLSNERAHWTNLEQKLDECNKAHEQEKASREGSERVAAETQTSLEASRTELEELRAEHAEAEKRLAAFKSITEKFRKMIDSGKLAVTVRHGRMIVKLPAGILFPSGSADLSKDGTEAISDVAHVLRQFPDRRFMVAGHTDNVPIGPPSPFKNNLELSTTRALTVTQQLIKAGMSPARLVAAGYGEYEPATPNVNEASRQENRRIEIVLLPNIGEVPAMPGEDAGAPDASAKDGKDVKDGTAKSVKNP